CGAGCTTGCCGGTCTGCCAGCCATTCCTCCGGCCGCAATGGCACAGCGAGACGACCGCCTTCCGCGATGGATTGTGCCGGAACGAGTGCGTGTTTCAGATCGCCATAGCGCCGGGACCTAGTAAGCCAGACATCTCCGGAGCGGAACGCATCGCGCAGATGGAACAGCACCGCGATCTCCCATAGGCGAGCGTCGCCAGCCCTCTGGGCCCGAAGGTGGCGATGCCATTTCGAGCTGGGCCGCAAGAAGCTGGTCATCGCGGCATCGTTCAAACCGGTACGAAGGGCCGTCACCGCTTCCAGAAGCGGCAGTGCAACGGGCGCAGCTCGCAGATCGAGCAGGCGCAACATGCGTGGAGCGTATCGGCGGAAGCGGTGATAACCGTCGAGCACATGATTGAGCGGATCGTCGGCCATGGTGGCGGTCAGCCTGGTTGCCATTGCAACAAGGGTTTTTAAGCCGTCCCACCCTGACCCACTCGCGATGACATCGCCCAGCGGCTGGCCATCATCCTGTGCATCGACCAGGGCGCCCCCGATCTCGGCGAAGGATTTCAGGGTGTCACGCACCACCCCCGCTTCGTCTGCGACCTTTGCATGGCAAATACGCTCCGAAGCACGGTAGAGACGGCCGACGATCCGGTCGTGGGTTTCGACCACTGCGTCGGCCAACATCGCCTGCCATTCCGAGACGCAAACAGCCAAGATCGCAAGCCGCCTGTCCTCCGGGAGATCGCGCATGCCGTCGGCATAATACCGTTCACCCTGCCTGCGCAGACGAGTCACCCGATGGGCAGGAACGCCGGCAAGCAGATCCTCGGGGAGATCGATGCGTTGCAGATATTCGAGCCGGTCGAGCAGCCGGTTGGCCGACGAAGAGTTCGAGCCAGGCTCGAACTGGCGCAGCCACACAAAACGGGTCACCCGATCATCAGCCGTCTCCTCGAGCAATGCCAGCAACTGTTCTCGGATCGACATAGGCAGCCGACTGGCGATCCTCGTCTCGATGCGTCGCTCGGCATCGACGAGAGCCGCGGCACAAAGCCGCTCGATCGTGGATGTCGCGGGAAGGACAGTGCGGGTGCGTCGGCACTCGGCTACGAAGCGACGGGCGATATCCTCGTTCGACACCGCCATCTCGGCTTCTCGGAACAACCATTCCTTCAGCTCGCTCGCACCACGTCCGGAGAAGGTGCGGAAGCCGTAGAGCCCCCGTAACTCGGCAAGATGCTCGTGCCGTGTTTCCTCGCGGGCAGCATAGTCTACGAGATCGTCGGCACCCAGGCCAAGCTGCGCTCCGATAAATTCGATGACCTCTGCAGGGATCAGTTCGCCTGGAGCCAGCACCCGGCCGGGATAGCGCAGGACACACAATTGCAGGGCGAAGCCGAACCTGTTGTGAGCGCGCCGACGCAGCCTGATATGCCCAAGGTCTTCATCACTCAGCGTATAGTGCTTGAGCAAATCCGTCTGTGAAGTCGGCAAGCGCAACAGCGCGTCTTTCTGCCGATCGGTTAGAGTGACGCGACGCGGCATACATGTTCCTTTTTCAAAATCTGATAGCGTTCAAGACGCTTTGTTTATGAAGCTGGTTGAGATACATTTCCAGAGGTCAATGCAATCGTGGCCGAAGCGCCGCCTCAAACCAACGTTTGTGATACATGCTGATCGGATATGCCCGCGTCTCCAAAGCCGATGGCTCGCAGTCTCTCGACCTGCAGCACGACGCCTTGCGCGCCGCAGGTGTCGAACGGGACAATATCTATGATGATCTTGCTTCCGGCGGTCGTGATGATCGCCCTGGCTTGACTGCCTGCCTCAAGTCATTGCGTGACGGCGATGTGCTGGTGGTCTGGAAGCTCGATCGCCTCGGACGATCGCTTGCCCATCTGGTCAACACGGTGAAGGAGCTGTCAGACCGCAAGATCGGCCTGCGGGTTCTGACTGGAAAGGGCGCTCAGATCGACACCACGACTGCGTCCGGTCGCATGGTGTTCGGAATCTTCGCCACCTTGGCCGAGTTCGAGCGGGATCTGATCCGAGAGCGCACCATGGCGGGTCTCGCCTCCGCGAGAGCGCGCGGTCGCAAGGGCGGACGAAAATTCGCGCTCACCAAAGCTCAGGTGCGTCTCGCGCAAGCCGCCATGGCCCAGCGCGATACTTCAGTTTCCGATCTCTGCAAGGAACTCGGCATCGAGCGCGTCACTCTCTACCGATATGTCGGTCCCAAAGGCGAGCTCAGAGACCATGGAAAGCATGTTCTCGGACTTACGTAGCAACTCGTTTCTTTTCGCAGGTTGAGCCACCTCCGCGCTTCATCAGAAAACTGATGGTCTTGCCTCGGTTTCGTTCCGGTCTTTTTGAGAGCATTATTTGTTATCAAGGAGACCATATATGTCATTAAAGCATAGTGATGAATTTAAGCGTGATGCAGTTCGCATAGCACTCACTAGTGGCTTAACACGCCGTCAAGTTGCGTCAGATTTAAGTATTGGGCTTTCCACGCTTGGGAAATGGATCGCATCAATTTCCGATGAAACTAAAATTCCTACCCAAGACACTGATCTTCTGCGTGAGAATGAACGTTTACGCAAAGAGAACCGTATCCTTCGGGAGGAGAGGGAGATATTAAAAAAGGCAGCAATATTTTTCGCAGTACAAAAGCTGTGAGATTTCAGTTTATTACGGATTACCGTGGCTCTCTCTCACAATCACGCATATGTCGTTTGATGGGCGTAACAGATCGTGGTTTACGCGCATGGAAACGCCGTCCTCCATCACTGCGCCAGCGTCGTGATCTTATACTTCTAGCGCATATACGTGAGCAGCATCGGTTGTGTTTGGGGAGCTATGGTAGGCCGCGTATGACAGAAGAGTTGAAAGCGCTGGGCCTGCAGGTTGGGCAGCGTCGGGTTGGACGTTTGATGCGCCAGAATAACATTACAGTTGTTCGAACGCGTAAATTCAAACGGACAACGGATAGTCATCATACCTTCAACATTGCACCGAACCTATTAAAACAAGACTTTAGCGCAAGCGCACCCAACCAGAAATGGGCAGGCGATATCACTTATGTTTGGACCAGAGAAGGATGGGTCTATCTTGCTGTTATCCTTGACCTGTATTCCCGTCGCGTGATTGGCTGGGCAACAGGTGATCGATTAAAGCAGGATCTTGCATTAAGGGCACTGAATATGGCGTTGGCTTTACGCAAACCACCACCGGGTTGTATTCAACACACAGACCGTGGGAGCCAATATTGCGCTCATGAATATCAAAAGCTACTGCTCAAACATCAATTGCTGCCGTCCATGAGCGGGAAAGGCAATTGTTTTGATAACTCCGCAGTAGAAAGCTTCTTTAAATCATTAAAGGCTGAGTTGATTTGGCGCAGACACTGGCAAACAAGGCGAGATATTGAGATTGCAATCTTCGAATATATAAATGGCTTTTATAATCCACGCCGAAGACATTCAACACTCGGCTGGAAATCGCCGGTGGCATTTGAGAAAAAAGCCGCTTAAAATGAGAGATAGACCGGAACACAACCGGTGCAAGACCATGAAGGAACCTCCATTGAATCGAACTAATATTTTTTTTGGTGAATCGCATTCTGACTGGTTGCCTGTCAGAGGCGGAGAATCTGGTGATTTTGTTTTTCGACGTGGTGACGGGCATGCCTTCGCGAAAATCGCACCTGCTTCCCGCCGCGGTGAGCTCGCTGGAGAGCGTGACCGCCTCATTTGGCTCAAAGGTCGAGGTGTGGCTTGCCCCGAGGTGATCAACTGGCAGGAGGAACAGGAGGGTGCATGCTTGGTGATAACGGCAATTCCGGGAGTACCGGCGGCTGATCTGTCTGGAGCGGATTTGCTCAAAGCGTGGCCGTCAATGGGGCAGCAACTTGGCGCTGTTCACAGCCTATCGGTTGATCAATGTCCGTTTGAGCGCAGGCTGTCGCGAATGTTCGGACGCGCCGTTGATGTGGTGTCCCGCAATGCCGTCAATCCCGACTTCTTACCGGACGAGGACAAGAGTACGCCGCAGCTCGATCTTTTGGCTCGTGTCGAACGAGAGCTACCGGTGCGGCTCGACCAAGAGCGCACCGATATGGTTGTTTGCCATGGTGATCCCTGCATGCCGAACTTCATGGTGGACCCTAAAACTCTTCAATGCACGGGTCTGATCGACCTTGGGCGGCTCGGAACAGCAGATCGCTATGCCGATTTGGCACTCATGATTGCTAACGCCGAAGAGAACTGGGCAGCGCCAGATGAAGCAGAGCGCGCCTTCGCTGTCCTATTCAATGTATTGGGGATCGAAGCCCCCGACCGCGAACGCCTTGCCTTCTATCTGCGATTGGACCCTCTGACTTGGGGTTGATGTTCATGCCGCCTGTTTTTCCTGCTCATTGGCACGTTTCGCAACCTGTTCTCATTGCGGACACCTTTTCCAGCCTCGTTTGGAAAGTTTCATTGCCAGACGGGACTCCTGCAATCGTCAAGGGATTGAAACCTATAGAAGACATTGCTGATGAACTGCGCGGGGCCGACTATCTGGTATGGCGCAATGGGAGGGGAGCAGTCCGGTTGCTCGGTCGTGAGAACAATCTGATGTTGCTCGAATATGCCGGGGAGCGAATGCTCTCTCACATCGTTGCCGAGCACGGCGACTACCAGGCGACCGAAATTGCAGCGGAACTAATGGCGAAGCTGTATGCCGCATCTGAGGAACCCCTGCCTTCTGCCCTTCTCCCGATCCGGGATCGCTTTGCAGCTTTGTTTCAGCGGGCGCGCGATGATCAAAACGCAGGTTGTCAAACTGACTACGTCCACGCGGCGATTATAGCCGATCAAATGATGAGCAATGCCTCGGAACTGCGTGGGCTACATGGCGATCTGCATCATGAAAACATCATGTTCTCCAGTCGCGGCTGGCTGGTGATAGATCCCGTCGGTCTGGTCGGTGAAGTGGGCTTTGGCGCCGCCAATATGTTCTACGATCCGGCTGACAGAGACGACCTTTGTCTCGATCCTAGACGCATTGCGCAGATGGCGGACGCATTCTCTCGTGCGCTGGACGTCGATCCGCGTCGCCTGCTCGACCAGGCGTACGCTTATGGGTGCCTTTCCGCAGCTTGGAACGCGGATGGAGAAGAGGAGCAACGCGATCTAGCTATCGCGGCCGCGATCAAGCAGGTGCGACAGACGTCATACTAGATATCAAGCGACTTGGCTCTGTTGCAAAGATTGGCGGCAGTCAGAGGTAGGCTGTCGCTCTGCGCCGATCAGGCGGCTGCTGCGAAATGGTGGTTGAGCATGCCCATGGCCTCCGTCAGCGCCGAGGGCCCAATGCCAAAAGCTCTCTCCACAAGGCGCACCTCGCCCCTGATGCCGGGCTGCAGGCACCAGGGGCGAGCCTGTCCTTTGCGCAGGGCTCGCATGACTTCGAATCCCTTGATCGTGGCATAGGCCGTGGGGATCGATTTGAAACCGCGCACCGGCTTGATCAGTATCTTGAGCTTTCCGTGATCGGCCTCGATCACGTTATTGAGATACTTCACCTGCCGGTGGGCCGTCTCCCGGTCCAGCTTTCCTTCGCGCTTCAATTCGGTGATCGCTGCACCATAGCTCGGCGCTTTGTCGGTATTGAGCGTGGCAGGCTTTTCCCAGTGCTTCAGGCCTCGCAGGGCCTTGCCCAGGAACCGCTTCGCTGCCTTGGCGCTGCGGGTCGGCGACAGGTAGAAATCGATCGTGTCGCCCCGCTTGTCGACTGCCCGGTACAGGTAGGTCCACTTGCCCCGCACCTTGACGTAGGTTTCATCCAGGCGCCAGCTCGGATCAAAGCCACGCCGCCAGAACCAGCGCAGCCGCTTCTCCATCTCCGGGGCGTAGCACTGGACCCAGCGATAGATCGTCGTATGGTCGACCGAAATGCCGCGTTCCGCCAGCATTTCCTCAAGGTCGCGATAGCTGATCGGATAGCGACAATACCAGCGCACCGCCCACAGGATCACATCACCCTGGAAATGGCGCCACTTGAAATCCGTCATCGTTCCGTCCGTCCAATCTCCGCCAAGCATGCTCAAGCTTCACGATTTTTGCAACAGAGCCCACACGAGTATTGAGCATAGTCGAGATTGGTGCAGATCACTTCTGATATTGAACTGTCAGGAGCTGGCTGCACAACAGCCATTACGCCCAATCAACTGGTGCAGTCGTCTTCTGAAAATGACATTTGGTATCTCTCATAAACGGATGTTTTTGAGAGAACTATCTTCGGCCTTCACACGCACGAAAGGCGGCGAAGCTCCGCCGTTAATCCGTCCGCCGGAGATCTCGCCCAGGCAGGCTGAAGGCCGAGCAAGCCTGACAGGCCCGAAAAGCCCGGCACGGGCGTCGGCGGCGATGACGGCGGCGGCATTATCCAGGGTTGATGATGGAAGTGGAGGATATCGACAACCTCTCGCGCAACCAAGACATCGCGGTCGGACTGCAAGTGATCTTAAAGCCACGGGCCCGTCCCACCCCGACATGGACCTCGATGCCCGAACGGACGTTAGATTTCGAGTTCTAGGCGTTCTGCGATGAAGGTTGGATCCCAGCCGGGATTGAAAGTGTCGACGTGGGTGAATCCGAGCCGCTCGTATAGGCCACGCAGGTTCGGGTGGCAGTCGAGCCGCAGCTTGGCGCACCCCTGCGTTCGCGCGGCATGGCGGCAAGCCTCGATCAGCGCGGAGCTGACACCCCGGCCCGCATGTGTCCGTCGCACCGCGAGCTTGTGCAGATATGCGGCCTCCCCCTTGAGGGCGTCGGGCCAGAACTCGGGATCCTCGGCCGACAAGGTGCAACAGCCGACGATGCCGTCGCTGCAACTCGCGACTAGGAGCTCGGATCTCAGGACGAAGGTCTCCGCGAATGTCCGGTCGATCCGCGCGACGTCCCAGGCGGGCGTTCCCTTGGCGGACATCCACGCCGCAGCGTCGTGCATCAGCCGCACAACCTCGT
This genomic interval from Alcaligenes ammonioxydans contains the following:
- a CDS encoding Tn3 family transposase encodes the protein MPRRVTLTDRQKDALLRLPTSQTDLLKHYTLSDEDLGHIRLRRRAHNRFGFALQLCVLRYPGRVLAPGELIPAEVIEFIGAQLGLGADDLVDYAAREETRHEHLAELRGLYGFRTFSGRGASELKEWLFREAEMAVSNEDIARRFVAECRRTRTVLPATSTIERLCAAALVDAERRIETRIASRLPMSIREQLLALLEETADDRVTRFVWLRQFEPGSNSSSANRLLDRLEYLQRIDLPEDLLAGVPAHRVTRLRRQGERYYADGMRDLPEDRRLAILAVCVSEWQAMLADAVVETHDRIVGRLYRASERICHAKVADEAGVVRDTLKSFAEIGGALVDAQDDGQPLGDVIASGSGWDGLKTLVAMATRLTATMADDPLNHVLDGYHRFRRYAPRMLRLLDLRAAPVALPLLEAVTALRTGLNDAAMTSFLRPSSKWHRHLRAQRAGDARLWEIAVLFHLRDAFRSGDVWLTRSRRYGDLKHALVPAQSIAEGGRLAVPLRPEEWLADRQARLDMRLRELGRAARAGTIPGGSIENGVLHIEKLEAAAPTGAEDLVLDLYKQIPPTRITDLLLEVDAATGFTEAFTHLRTGAPCADRIGLMNVILAEGINLGLRKMADATNTHTFWELIRIGRWHVEGEAYDRALAMVVEAQAALPMARFWGMGTSASSDGQFFVATEQGEAMNLVNAKYGNTPGLKAYSHVSDQYAPFATQVIPATASEAPYILDGLLMNDAGRHIREQFTDTGGFTDHVFAACAILGYRFAPRIRDLPSKRLYAFNPSAAPAHLRALIGGKVNQAMIERNWPDILRIAATIAAGTVAPSQILRKLASYPRQNELATALREVGRVERTLFMIDWILDAELQRRAQIGLNKGEAHHALKRAISFHRRGEIRDRSAEGQHYRIAGMNLLAAIIIFWNTMKLGEVVANQKRDGKLLSPDLLAHVSPLGWEHINLTGEYRWPKP
- a CDS encoding recombinase family protein encodes the protein MLIGYARVSKADGSQSLDLQHDALRAAGVERDNIYDDLASGGRDDRPGLTACLKSLRDGDVLVVWKLDRLGRSLAHLVNTVKELSDRKIGLRVLTGKGAQIDTTTASGRMVFGIFATLAEFERDLIRERTMAGLASARARGRKGGRKFALTKAQVRLAQAAMAQRDTSVSDLCKELGIERVTLYRYVGPKGELRDHGKHVLGLT
- a CDS encoding IS3-like element IS1133 family transposase (programmed frameshift) — its product is MSLKHSDEFKRDAVRIALTSGLTRRQVASDLSIGLSTLGKWIASISDETKIPTQDTDLLRENERLRKENRILREEREILKKAGNIFRSTKAVRFQFITDYRGSLSQSRICRLMGVTDRGLRAWKRRPPSLRQRRDLILLAHIREQHRLCLGSYGRPRMTEELKALGLQVGQRRVGRLMRQNNITVVRTRKFKRTTDSHHTFNIAPNLLKQDFSASAPNQKWAGDITYVWTREGWVYLAVILDLYSRRVIGWATGDRLKQDLALRALNMALALRKPPPGCIQHTDRGSQYCAHEYQKLLLKHQLLPSMSGKGNCFDNSAVESFFKSLKAELIWRRHWQTRRDIEIAIFEYINGFYNPRRRHSTLGWKSPVAFEKKAA
- the aph(3'')-Ib gene encoding aminoglycoside O-phosphotransferase APH(3'')-Ib; amino-acid sequence: MNRTNIFFGESHSDWLPVRGGESGDFVFRRGDGHAFAKIAPASRRGELAGERDRLIWLKGRGVACPEVINWQEEQEGACLVITAIPGVPAADLSGADLLKAWPSMGQQLGAVHSLSVDQCPFERRLSRMFGRAVDVVSRNAVNPDFLPDEDKSTPQLDLLARVERELPVRLDQERTDMVVCHGDPCMPNFMVDPKTLQCTGLIDLGRLGTADRYADLALMIANAEENWAAPDEAERAFAVLFNVLGIEAPDRERLAFYLRLDPLTWG
- a CDS encoding aminoglycoside O-phosphotransferase APH(6)-Id — its product is MFMPPVFPAHWHVSQPVLIADTFSSLVWKVSLPDGTPAIVKGLKPIEDIADELRGADYLVWRNGRGAVRLLGRENNLMLLEYAGERMLSHIVAEHGDYQATEIAAELMAKLYAASEEPLPSALLPIRDRFAALFQRARDDQNAGCQTDYVHAAIIADQMMSNASELRGLHGDLHHENIMFSSRGWLVIDPVGLVGEVGFGAANMFYDPADRDDLCLDPRRIAQMADAFSRALDVDPRRLLDQAYAYGCLSAAWNADGEEEQRDLAIAAAIKQVRQTSY
- a CDS encoding IS6-like element IS6100 family transposase, with product MTDFKWRHFQGDVILWAVRWYCRYPISYRDLEEMLAERGISVDHTTIYRWVQCYAPEMEKRLRWFWRRGFDPSWRLDETYVKVRGKWTYLYRAVDKRGDTIDFYLSPTRSAKAAKRFLGKALRGLKHWEKPATLNTDKAPSYGAAITELKREGKLDRETAHRQVKYLNNVIEADHGKLKILIKPVRGFKSIPTAYATIKGFEVMRALRKGQARPWCLQPGIRGEVRLVERAFGIGPSALTEAMGMLNHHFAAAA
- a CDS encoding GNAT family N-acetyltransferase; translation: MDSEEPPNVRVACSGDIDEVVRLMHDAAAWMSAKGTPAWDVARIDRTFAETFVLRSELLVASCSDGIVGCCTLSAEDPEFWPDALKGEAAYLHKLAVRRTHAGRGVSSALIEACRHAARTQGCAKLRLDCHPNLRGLYERLGFTHVDTFNPGWDPTFIAERLELEI